In Prionailurus viverrinus isolate Anna chromosome D1, UM_Priviv_1.0, whole genome shotgun sequence, the DNA window CGACTGCAAAGTGAGGTGGCTGGTGTGCGGCGGACTCTGGAAGAGGGAGGGACACCCCGACCACCAGGAGGTGCCAGCGTCCTCAGTCGCTACATCACCCGAGTGCGCAACAGCTTCCAGAATCTGGGCCCCCCCATCCCTGAAACCCCAGAGCTGACAGTGCCAGGGCTTGTGGGGACCCAGGTATCTTCGGAAACTGGGCTTCAGGATGCTGGAGGGGCTAGGACTCCAGCTTCTGGAGAGTCTGGcccttcctccccagctcacgtgtTAGTGCACAGGGAGCAAGAATCAGAGGCGGCTGGGGACCTGCCCCAGGAGGAAGATTTGGGAATCTAAGGGGGGTCCTGATGCAGTGGGAGGGTCCCTTCTTCTGTTACTAGGTATAGAGGCCTAGATAAGTGAGGGTAGGGGTCACTTAGTAGAAGCCTGTGCTGCTTTACTTGCCTCAATAAAGTTTCTGTTCTGGATGTCAGATGCCTCCAGAGAGTGTAAGGATCTCTGTCTCTTCACGTTTTGAGATCCCTTTCCCTTGTCCCTGAAATGGACTCTTGTGGGAGCAGGACAGACAAATGTCTTGCTATGGGGTCCCAGGTATCTTGGGTTTAGGCTCCTACTTGAGTTCCTTCACATCATTAGTGGAAAGGATTCTGGActgggaggcagggagcctgGTTTTAATACTAACTCTTtgatcttgagcaagttgcttCTTTCCTTAGCTTTGCATTCCTCATCTGACAAATGGGCGATGAATccatctcccttccttcctttccttctctcctctttccttccctcccctccctttccttccttccttccttccttccttcctccctccctctctccctccctccctccctccctccctttctccctttctgccttcctttctggaGGTTGTGGGGAATCTCTGACTCTTAAAAGTTTCTGCTTTGCAAGTTGTGGTATGTGACAGGGGTCTGCATAGGAGACCATGTCTAGGAGGGATCAAGAAGTCATCCTTTTAGTCCCTCAGTTTCTGAGTCTGGCAAGGCTAGAGCAGAGTAGATGGTCTGGTCTCATGGAATAAACCAATCATGAAATTTGATGTCACCACACTGCAATACTGTTTAATTGAGTGATCGTCATAGTACTACCCGTGCTTGTCCCAGGGAGTCCCTACCACCACACAGCAGGGCTCCCTCCACCCTGCCGTGGCCTCAGATCCCCCCACATCCTGGTTGGGAGGGGAGATGGCTGGATAGAGAGATGGCTGGGTGGGTCCCCATCCCTGGGGAAGTGGCTGCTAGGGCTGTGTCCGAAACCACTTTCTCGCTTCGAGGCTGTTCGAAGCTCCCTTCTTCATATGAAGGTCACCAGTTCCCAGAACTCCTAAGTGGCAGATATTGAACTTTCAGGGCCCAACTCCTGAGATCTGGAAGCCCCTAGGTGCCAAGAACAGGGTCTTCCAGGAGAGTAGAGAGAAGTCCTGGGCGATGGAGGTGGAGTCTGGCTGTCCTCCTgctgaagagagaagaaaagaaggtgaAGGGTCAGTAGGGCCAGGGGGAGTTGAAGCAGCTGAGGGAGGGGGCAAAGAGTACTCACTTTGTGCAGATACACAGCCCCGCCTCTTCTCCCCTGCAACAGATAGCACCATGAGAGGCCTCCATGTAGATACAGACCCTCATACCCCAAGCTTCCCTTCCTACCAGGTCCTCGCGTGGGCCATTCCCCCTTCTCAATCCAGCTTTCCCTTCTCCAAAATGCTGACTTCtgactttctttcctctttcttcccctggaAAATCTTTCCAGCTTGCTTATCCGTCCCTGCTCCCACCCTGGCCCCAGCCACTCCTCCATGCTGTCCTTGCCTCAGTACTTAGGAACAGCATCATATATGTGTCCTGTCAAACCCATTAAGCCCAGGGCCTCTTGAGATCTGAAGAAGCACCCGTCGCTTTCCTCTGCTTATCAATCTCCTTAACCAGATTCTATTGGTCAGACTATACAGCAGATAGAACCTTTTGAGAATATTTACAGAATCACCTGAGAATGTTCATAGATCCAGAAAACACTTAAAAGACCTTTTAAGAGCTGGCAGAACCCAAGTCACAGAGAATAGTAATTACAGCTGACTTCTGGCCCTCAGCTTTCCCATTAACCAAGTGGGTCTCCTGAAAGGGCATCCTGGTTTGTTTCACCCATCCCACCAGTCCTGCTTCCCTCGTGCATGGCTTACCACCCAGATAGGCACAGTTAAAGTGGCTGCAGGTCTGATTATAGCTCCAGAGAgtcaccaggctctgggctccttcCTGGGAGAACCTGGTGACCAAGAAGACTTCATGTGGGGGGATCAGCACCTCGCGCTCCTCAGGAAAGACAGATAAGGCCTGGATAGGGGCCCCAAAGCAAGTCCTTAGAGAGAAGAAGGTGGCATTACCAAATCTGCGGGCCACTGCCTCATCCAGGGAGCTGGAAGCAAACTGGCCCAAGCGGACAGAGTCCCCCAGCTTCTTGGGTTCAAAGTGAAGTGTGCCCACGCCTCGGAACACCACCTTCCCAGGTCCCCTGCTGCAGCCCCCACTGCCCTGCAGCAGCTGCAGGGCCCGGGTCAAGTAGAAATGCAGGGCCTTGAAGGGGAAGTACTTCATGTAGAATTCCCGGGAGCCACCGCCTGTTCGCACAGCTTGGTTCAGCTCCCAGTATAAAGTGTTAGATGAGTTGGTATAGACCATGACGGCCATTCCGTGCTGGGCTTTGAAGCCAGGGGGCAGGGTGAGCCCTCGACGCCTGTGCTCCCAGGCCTCCCGTGCTGCCTCCCAGGACTCCCGCAGCAGGGCGTGGCCAGCCATCTCCTCCTTCAGCAGAGGGGCTGCCTTTTCTTCCATCTCCTCTGCGCAGCCCACGTAAGCATCATCAAAGGTGTCTGGAGCCAGGCCCAGGGGCAGGATGGGAACAGCCCGGGCCTATGGATGTAGGAAAGAGAGGAGCCACATAGGAAAGGATAGAAGTTCAGAGCACTGGACGGGGGCCCTTGGTGGCAGATCAATTCAGAAACACAGTATCTCATTTCTATGACCAGATATATAGTATATGCAATTTGGCAAGAGCTCAAGGGCTTAAATAGCACAGCCACTGCAGTCGACAGACATGGGTTCAAATGCAGACTTCcccatttactagctgtgggaTCTTGTGTATGTCTCTTTAACTTTTATGGGCTCTCCGCGTATAAACTGAGGATACTTTCTACCTCACAGGGATATTGTGAGGACAGCATATAGATCTTCACTTCTGTACAACATGATGGGGTCATTTTGTCATTAGAGAAGTTCTTGTACCTGGTAGGAAGTGGGGCTAGATGACTTCCAAGCACTGTTCTGGCTCTAAGATCAGTATTCAGGTGATATACAAATATACAGCCAATGTCCAGTGACCTGACCCTGCCTCCATCCTTAGATTCTCTTCCCCCCTCATGCCACAACACCAAGACACTGTCAGCTCTGAGACTCCTGAGTCTTCTCCTGCTTTAGAAGCCCATTTTTCCAAACATGGGGTGGGGTGTGTGGAGGAGGTCAAGCCCTGGTCTAGGAGGAGCTGCAGGAGGGCAGCGCACAGGTAGCGCAAGCCGCTTTGCCTGGGCTGCGCCTGTGGTGGCAGACAGGAAGTGGGGAGGAATGATATGAAGGAAGGAGGATCCTAGGAGGACCAGTGGGTGGAGGTGAGGattcagggagagagaatgggaactTGGGGCTGCCTGCAGGGATGGAGGTTCCTGAGAAGAAGAAGATTAAGAGGACTGGGATCCTAGACAAGAGTCCCTGGGAGAGATTTTTGAAGAGTCAGCCCCCCAGTCCACCTCTTTTTGGTCTGCCCCTGAACTGTTTGTTCCCCTAGTGGTGGGAGAAGCTTCCCCCAGTTACCTGCCAGAGGGCATGGAGAGCCATCAGCAGAGCCACCAGCATCGTTTTGGGGGGAGACTCAGGAAAGCGAGGTCCAGATGTCGAGGGCACCATTGGCGATGGGCTGGGGGACAAAGACCTGGGTCCTTTCCTCGGGTGTGAAGTGCCCCCGTTCAGGATACAGTCCAGGAGGGCGTGGGCGGGGCTAAGGGCGGGCCTAAGGGAGTGGGCGGGGCTTTAGATTTAATTGTCCTCCGCAAAACCCCAGGGCTCCGCTCCCCAAGTTCCCAGTCGCCCCCAAGCTCAGCGTCTTCTGCTCGGGGACCTTCTTGCGATGGTAAAGGTGGAGCCGTTATTTGGCTTCGCCCGGAcaagggagggggaggcaggccGGGAAACCCACCTGGAAGTTGCAGGGGCGAGAGCGGGAAGGGGCCCTGATAGCTcgggcaggaggcagggggctCAAGTCCGGGCGGGCGCTGCGCTGTCCCGGGAGTCCAGCCGATCAACAAAGTCCCGCGGCTAACTATAGCCCCCGCGGCGGTAACCTGACACCTCTCTTCTCCAACAACGGACACGGGGTGGGGGCAGCGGGTGTGGCGCGGGAAGGGGCCGAGGGGCGTACCTCCCTACCCCTAGGACTGCGAGGTCTTTCTCCAGAATCCACTTTGGCTCCGAGCGAGGCCAGGGATGAGGGAGGGACTTGTGAGACTTGTGAGACTTGTGAGACTTGCCTCTTCCTCAGGTGGGCCCTGACCTGGCTGGGCCCCACCTCCCAGACCACTACGCCGGGGAGGCCCACGAGGGTCCCGCCCACCAGAAAGTCTCCGCTGGTGCATTTGCTGATTTGCATGATATTTGCATATGGCCCAAACGTTGGAGCGTTTGTGGTCGGACCTCTGAGCGGCACTCATCGTTCCCCTTCCCTTTAGTGGGGTGGGACCAGATGCAGAGCTATCTCACAGCCTCAGGGGCCAGTACCACTTCTCCCCAGACCCTCCCTCTCTGGACCTCTTAGACTCAGGTGACCCCATGTTTATAAACACtagcctttcccctcccctgctgcggGCCTGTCTATAAATAACCTGGCTCTGAGTTTTGGATGCCAAATCATAGGTAATGGGAGAAGTGGCCAGCTGAGGAAATCAGTAAGCAGCTCTGGGGACGGCTTTCTGGCAGCCTGAGccgctgggggtgggagggttacTCTCACAGTGGCCATGggaattggtgggggggggggggggggtctcaaaTGTCAGGATTTAAAGAGATGCTTCCTGCTGCTTGCGGGGGCGAAAGTGGGCCTACAAGGTTAGACTTAACCACAGGGCCTCCATCCTGGTCTGGCTCACTCACTTAGCCCCATCCCTGCTGCCCGATCCCCTCAGGCTGCCTGCCAAATAAAGAATTTCCTTCATCAAGAATCCTGCTTTCTCCCAAACTCCTTCCTATAGCCCCAAATAGACAAACTGTGTATACAGGCTTGGAGAGATGTGGGGAGGTAGATGGAAGGAGTGGCATCCCAAAAAACTAGAACACTTGTCAGGCAAACACAGCTGCCAGACAactactcttggggcacctgggtggctcagtcagttaagcatctgactctttttcagctcaggtcatgatctcaccattcaccagttcaagccctgtgttgggctctgcgctgacagcatggagcctgcttgggattctctctctccctttctctctgcccatcccccgccgctgcttgtgcacattctctctctcaaaataaataaacttaaaaaaaaaaaaaaaaaggacaagtacTCTTGTCCCCTTCCAATGAGACCGACTATCCCAAAGCTCAACTAGATTAGAAAATCAGGAGTTTCTCTATTGTCTACCATGACTATGAAAAACAGCATCTTGCCTGTGTATCCTGGCTGCCTCTGTCCCTGGAGGACCCTCAGCATTTGCTGTTGGAACAGAAGATACTGTCTGGGGTGGGTAGGCTTGCTGAAACAAGTCCTTGGTATCAGATCTAGTGGATCAGAGTTTTGTCCTCTCTGATGCAAGTGCTTCCCCCATCCCCAAATATGGAAATCCAAGAAAGGCCCCAAGAGATGGAATCAAATCTAGTCACTAAgcagaggccctgaggcagaagcagAAAGTCCTTTAAGATCACCTAGCAAATCAGTGCTGGCCAGACCCAGCCACCTTAATCTGGGAATCTCTCCTGGCATGTTAGGTGAGTCTCCATGCTcacataaaaggaataaaatgcaaatgtaaaagATACCAAGGACAGGGGTGCTGTGCACAGGACCAAACCCAATGGGGAGACAGTCATTCCAGCCTGGATCCTCGATGCCTCAGCCCACCTTCTCTCTGGCTTCAGGGGTTCCCTTTCACATGGGAGGAGCACAGGCCCAGGGCAGACTGGGCAGAGGCTAGTGTTCCCAAGCCTTGAGGAGACATCCAGAAATAGATGGGGGAGTGTCACATTTCTGAGCAGCTGTGTGGGGACAGGGGGTGAGGGACTGACAGTATAAAGGAGAAacctgccttccctctcccctggtGGCCATCGCAGAAGACCAACACCAGCTTCCCTGGAGAAGGCCTAGGTAAGGGGCACACCGCCCTCCtcctgggcacagggcagggaaaGACTCTTTTAAAGGGGAAATTTGGGGTATTGGTGGTGGAGTTTCAGGAGTTAGGAACAGTTTCAGGGAAACTTTTAGTCTGTTCAGGTTGCTATAAAATATCCCAGACTGCATAActtataaacaaacatttctcatagttatggaggctgaaagtctgagggtgccagcatggtcggGTGAAGACACTCTTTCTGGCTCATAACTGGCACCTTCTTAGTATGTCTTCATATGGTAAAAGGggctagggagctctgtggggtctctttgaTAAAGaacattaatcccattcatgagggctccgcCCTCATGAACTTATTACATCCTAAAAGATCCACCTTCTAAAGCCATCACAGCAGgtattaggatttcaacatatgaatttggggggaacacagaTATTCAGACCGTAGCCCCTTTTATGGAGAGGTTTAGGATACCTAGGGAGGCTTGGGGCATTGAGAAACTTAGGGGTTCCTGGGAAGGGACTTAAGAGTCACATCCCCAAAAGGAAATGTTCAGTGAGGATCTGGATAAGGAGAAATGACAAGTACCCTGAACAAGAtgagaggaaaaacagaagggCAGGTGTGATATAAGGGGTTGCCCAGTGCCTCCACTTCCTTGCCTCCCATGACCTCCCCATCATTCTGGCCCCACCCCATTCCCCCAAACACTGCTCACCAAAGTCATCAAACTACTGTTCTGCAGTGGTCTACACTGTTAGCTGCACCCAGAAAGCCTCTCAGATTCTCAGCAAACATTCCAGGTGGCCTCATCTGTGGCTGCCTTGGGCTAAGCTCTGGGGACACAGAACAGGTCATAGctggtccctgccttcaagaaACTCACAGGCCAGGAGGGGAAAGACACATAAGGGCAACACAGTACGATTAGGACGGTGACAGAGGGAAGCACAGGGTGATTTAAGAGCACAGAGTCATCAGAAGACTCCCTGGTGAAGGGGACCCCTGAGTTAAGCCTTGAAAGGTGGGTAGCAGGAGAAGGGCATCCCCAGCAGATGGCAATGTGTGCAGAGCCACGGGGAGGGAAGAAGTGGAGCCTCACCTGGAACTTTGTTCTGTACTGGAGAAGGCAAGCACAAGGCTGAAGAGGTCACGGAGGGCTAGGTCACAGAGCACCTCAAATGCCAGCATGAGGAGGATTCTGTCCTGAGGGTAAGGAAGGAAGTtgtgttttgttgctttttttttctttctagatgtgTTCTCATGTATTCCCTCATAATTTTCATCTCTGCATTTTTActctgtattttgaaatatttcttccagTTAGGTTTGGCACACAAGGTTTTAAGCAGGTAAGCAACCTGACCAGCTGTGCTTTAGAAACATTGTTCTCCCTGCTCTGTGGAGGGTGGATTAGCAGGGGTGACAGCTGAGGCAGGGAGatcagggaggaggcaggggcagacCTCAGCCATGGCAAGGGATGTGGgggtgggaaaagaaaaggagtttcTAGGATGGATCCATATGGTGATTAGATGGCAACTAATTTAGTGTTTGATGAATGAAGTGACCATTTTGGGTGACTGGGTGAATAACAGAGATGGTAGGTATATTATATGAGACTCTTTCAATGGCAAGCTAGATAAAACCTAAAGAGGAAATtattggggtgccagggtggctcagtcagttgagcgtccgacttcagctcaggttatgatttcatggctcatgagttcaagccccgcatccgtctctgtgctgacggctcggaacctggagcctgcttctgattctgtgtctccctctctctctgcctgcctctctctctctctctctctctctctctctcaaaaataaataaacattaataaaaattaaaaaaaaatttaaagaggaaattatcACAAGAATACCAGGGTACTTCATGAGACCCAAGTGAAGAGCCTCTAGAAACCCAAGATGTTTTGGTCTGCCTGTGCTTTGGCTTCAGGCagctttttctttgcttctcagccctctttttcctttccctgggGATCTTATGTCTTCTCTGACTTCAATACACCCATGACTCTCAAATGTCTCATCTTATTGTCCATTCTTCTATCCCTTGGACATTTGCCCCTTGAGAGTCCACACATGCCAAACTGAACTCACCATTTTTCCTCTAAACctgattattcattcattttgtattgAGCACCTATCATGTGctgggatgggcaaaatgagcTTTTAAagtgtctctgctcctcctctgttagCAGACTGGAGTGTGGAATCTGTATGTCATCCTTGATTTTTCCCTCTGTTGCACCCCCTATATCCCATCAGACACCATGTCTAGTAAATTATACCTAATGACTCTGGGTCCATCCTCACTGCTAGTATCTTAGGCCACATGATTCAAGGTCCTCACTCTCACTTCAGAACTCAGACTTCCCTATCCCAAGCCTATGAactctctcttttcttgccttgTCTCTGCAGGGTAGAGATGAGGATAGAAACAAGGGCAGCAGAGAGATGGCAAGAGATAGAGTTGGCCTAGTGAGGTTTCGCTGCATAACCATTTTGCTCTGTACCATAAAATCTCGTGGCACGCAAAGGTTTATTCACATGTTCACAGGTTTTTGGGCTGACTATAGATTGTCTAATCTAAAGTGAGTTTGCTTAGGCTGCTCTGCTTCAAGCTGCCAGTCTGCCTCAGCTTTTTGCTGGCTGGGCTCAGGTCTGCTGCTTATATGATCATTCTAGGGTCCAAGCTAATAGAACAGTTCTGGGCCACATTCTGATGATTTGTGACCCCAAAAGACCCCCTCTCTTGGTTTAGAGTCTCCCAAAAGCCAATCCAGAG includes these proteins:
- the ART5 gene encoding ecto-ADP-ribosyltransferase 5 isoform X1; translated protein: MRPMDTSSRDTMAGGCMLEDRILLMLAFEVLCDLALRDLFSLVLAFSSTEQSSRPALSPAHALLDCILNGGTSHPRKGPRSLSPSPSPMVPSTSGPRFPESPPKTMLVALLMALHALWQARAVPILPLGLAPDTFDDAYVGCAEEMEEKAAPLLKEEMAGHALLRESWEAAREAWEHRRRGLTLPPGFKAQHGMAVMVYTNSSNTLYWELNQAVRTGGGSREFYMKYFPFKALHFYLTRALQLLQGSGGCSRGPGKVVFRGVGTLHFEPKKLGDSVRLGQFASSSLDEAVARRFGNATFFSLRTCFGAPIQALSVFPEEREVLIPPHEVFLVTRFSQEGAQSLVTLWSYNQTCSHFNCAYLGGEKRRGCVSAQTGGQPDSTSIAQDFSLLSWKTLFLAPRGFQISGVGP
- the ART5 gene encoding ecto-ADP-ribosyltransferase 5 isoform X4 → MVPSTSGPRFPESPPKTMLVALLMALHALWQARAVPILPLGLAPDTFDDAYVGCAEEMEEKAAPLLKEEMAGHALLRESWEAAREAWEHRRRGLTLPPGFKAQHGMAVMVYTNSSNTLYWELNQAVRTGGGSREFYMKYFPFKALHFYLTRALQLLQGSGGCSRGPGKVVFRGVGTLHFEPKKLGDSVRLGQFASSSLDEAVARRFGNATFFSLRTCFGAPIQALSVFPEEREVLIPPHEVFLVTRFSQEGAQSLVTLWSYNQTCSHFNCAYLGGEKRRGCVSAQTGGQPDSTSIAQDFSLLSWKTLFLAPRGFQISGVGP
- the ART5 gene encoding ecto-ADP-ribosyltransferase 5 isoform X3, with translation MLAFEVLCDLALRDLFSLVLAFSSTEQSSRPALSPAHALLDCILNGGTSHPRKGPRSLSPSPSPMVPSTSGPRFPESPPKTMLVALLMALHALWQARAVPILPLGLAPDTFDDAYVGCAEEMEEKAAPLLKEEMAGHALLRESWEAAREAWEHRRRGLTLPPGFKAQHGMAVMVYTNSSNTLYWELNQAVRTGGGSREFYMKYFPFKALHFYLTRALQLLQGSGGCSRGPGKVVFRGVGTLHFEPKKLGDSVRLGQFASSSLDEAVARRFGNATFFSLRTCFGAPIQALSVFPEEREVLIPPHEVFLVTRFSQEGAQSLVTLWSYNQTCSHFNCAYLGGEKRRGCVSAQTGGQPDSTSIAQDFSLLSWKTLFLAPRGFQISGVGP
- the ART5 gene encoding ecto-ADP-ribosyltransferase 5 isoform X2, whose product is MRPMDTSSRDTMAGGCMLEDRILLMLAFEVLCDLALRDLFSLVLAFSSTEQSSRPALSPAHALLDCILNGGTSHPRKGPRSLSPSPSPMVPSTSGPRFPESPPKTMLVALLMALHALWQARAVPILPLGLAPDTFDDAYVGCAEEMEEKAAPLLKEEMAGHALLRESWEAAREAWEHRRRGLTLPPGFKAQHGMAVMVYTNSSNTLYWELNQAVRTGGGSREFYMKYFPFKALHFYLTRALQLLQGSGGCSRGPGKVVFRGVGTLHFEPKKLGDSVRLGQFASSSLDEAVARRFGNATFFSLRTCFGAPIQALSVFPEEREVLIPPHEVFLVTRFSQEGAQSLVTLWSYNQTCSHFNCAYLGGEKRRGCVSAQRGQPDSTSIAQDFSLLSWKTLFLAPRGFQISGVGP